A stretch of the Deinococcus sp. YIM 134068 genome encodes the following:
- a CDS encoding phytoene desaturase family protein has protein sequence MTRAPGHVAVLGSGFAGLAAALRLAREGVRVTVLDALGRPGGKAALGYEDFSSGPTVVTMPQIFRALHERTGLALPPLEAARPTTTYHAPGGRTFAPEALHVAGSLEPTLAQLSRQEGRDYARLLFAARRMYLDAAPTFIFGPPPNRLQLARYAVTRGHRAAPWSSLARFVRSGPFLTPFWLRFATYLGADPYRAPAVLHNVAWVELGYGVWHLEGGLGPLAGRLRERAEALGVRFEFGTRVEHLITRAGRVLGAHTDRGVLTADAWVSAADRAMTRGWLGLPPDRTPRGVSGFALQLRLAEDRGRAHHLLWPADYAREWRDIRAGRLPGDPTLYLHLDGDRAFLLVNAPPNPEVTDDPHEYGEFLLGRLQARLPLPVTEWRPLSPAEYARTAARGALYGRAPHGLLGSLRPGWTHPGARNLVQVGGTVHPGGGVPLSILSGWNGAGTLLGLPYDDLDGSHVPGEGETW, from the coding sequence ATGACGCGCGCTCCGGGTCACGTCGCCGTCCTCGGCTCCGGCTTCGCGGGGCTGGCGGCGGCGCTGCGGCTGGCCCGTGAGGGCGTGCGCGTGACGGTGCTCGATGCGCTGGGGCGGCCCGGCGGCAAGGCGGCGCTGGGCTACGAGGACTTCTCCAGCGGCCCGACGGTCGTGACCATGCCGCAGATTTTTCGGGCGCTCCACGAGCGGACCGGCCTCGCCCTGCCCCCGCTGGAGGCCGCCCGCCCCACCACGACCTACCACGCCCCCGGAGGGCGCACCTTCGCCCCGGAGGCGCTGCACGTGGCCGGAAGCTTGGAGCCGACTCTCGCGCAACTCTCCCGGCAGGAGGGCCGCGACTATGCCCGGCTCCTCTTCGCCGCGCGCCGGATGTACCTCGACGCCGCGCCCACGTTCATCTTCGGGCCGCCGCCGAATCGTCTCCAGCTCGCGCGCTACGCCGTGACGCGCGGGCACCGGGCCGCCCCGTGGTCCAGCCTCGCCCGATTTGTGCGGAGTGGCCCCTTCCTGACCCCCTTCTGGCTGCGCTTCGCCACGTACCTGGGGGCCGACCCGTACCGCGCGCCCGCCGTGCTGCATAACGTCGCCTGGGTGGAGCTGGGTTACGGGGTGTGGCACTTGGAGGGGGGGCTGGGTCCCCTCGCCGGGCGGCTGCGCGAGCGGGCGGAGGCGCTGGGGGTGCGCTTCGAGTTCGGGACGCGGGTGGAACACCTCATCACGCGGGCGGGGCGGGTGCTGGGCGCGCACACGGACCGGGGCGTGCTGACTGCCGACGCCTGGGTGAGCGCCGCCGACCGGGCCATGACGCGCGGCTGGCTGGGCCTGCCCCCCGACCGCACGCCGCGCGGGGTGAGCGGCTTCGCGCTGCAACTTCGGCTCGCGGAGGACCGGGGCCGCGCCCACCACCTCCTCTGGCCCGCCGACTATGCCCGCGAGTGGCGCGACATCCGCGCCGGACGCCTGCCGGGCGACCCCACCCTCTACCTCCACCTCGACGGCGACCGCGCCTTCCTCCTCGTGAACGCGCCGCCCAACCCCGAGGTGACGGACGACCCGCACGAGTACGGCGAGTTCCTGCTGGGCCGCCTCCAGGCCCGCCTGCCCCTGCCCGTGACCGAGTGGCGGCCCCTCTCGCCCGCCGAGTACGCCCGCACCGCCGCGCGGGGGGCGCTGTACGGACGGGCACCCCACGGCCTGCTGGGAAGCCTCCGACCGGGCTGGACCCATCCGGGCGCGCGGAATCTCGTGCAGGTCGGCGGGACTGTCCACCCCGGCGGCGGCGTGCCCCTCTCCATCCTGAGCGGCTGGAACGGGGCCGGAACGCTGCTGGGTCTGCCCTACGACGATCTGGACGGCTCCCACGTGCCCGGTGAGGGCGAGACGTGGTGA
- a CDS encoding glycosyltransferase, translating to MSRARVLLGVYGVAAAVFFGVKGAVLLVNARHFPRLRPRPRPVDAPRVSLLVPARDEAHNLPRTLPGLLAQGADEVLVLDDGSGDGTGEVARRLCAGVPGARVLEGRPLPPGWHGKPWACQQLGEAATGDLLIFTDADVDWRPGALGAVLHELSRSGADLLSVYPRQRNETFGERLLTPLVDVVLLTLLPEPVLRIPHRAASAANGQLMAFRREAYARLGGHALVRAELLEDVKFGQRLKAEDGRLALALGGECVEVRMYRGYRESVGGFGKNAYEVHGRSRVLLAVSLGWHLAAYTLPWLLPSRRWRWLTALRVAGVAERALVNLVAGRRRPADLAEGLLGPLTPLLALPVFLRARGARVGWKGRSYEQSRQRSAVSGQPGEHLPQPASPVVEGVRG from the coding sequence GTGAGTCGCGCCCGCGTTCTGCTTGGCGTGTACGGGGTCGCGGCGGCGGTCTTCTTCGGGGTGAAGGGGGCGGTGCTGCTCGTCAACGCGCGGCACTTTCCCCGGCTGCGGCCCCGGCCCCGGCCCGTGGACGCTCCGCGCGTCTCGCTGCTCGTGCCCGCGCGGGACGAGGCGCACAACCTCCCGCGCACCCTGCCCGGCCTGCTCGCGCAGGGGGCCGACGAGGTGCTGGTGTTGGACGACGGCAGCGGCGACGGCACGGGGGAGGTCGCCCGCCGCCTGTGCGCGGGGGTGCCGGGGGCGCGGGTGCTGGAGGGGCGGCCCCTTCCGCCCGGCTGGCACGGCAAACCGTGGGCCTGCCAGCAGCTCGGCGAGGCGGCGACGGGGGACCTCCTGATCTTCACCGACGCGGACGTGGACTGGAGGCCGGGGGCGCTGGGTGCCGTGCTGCACGAGCTTTCGCGCTCGGGGGCCGATCTCCTCAGCGTGTACCCGCGCCAGCGCAACGAGACGTTCGGCGAGCGGTTGCTCACCCCGCTGGTGGACGTGGTGCTGCTGACCCTCCTGCCCGAGCCGGTGCTGCGGATTCCCCACCGGGCGGCGAGCGCGGCGAACGGGCAACTGATGGCCTTTCGCCGGGAAGCCTACGCCCGGCTCGGCGGGCACGCCCTCGTCCGCGCCGAGCTGCTGGAGGACGTGAAGTTCGGTCAGCGGCTCAAGGCGGAGGATGGTCGCCTCGCCCTCGCGCTGGGAGGCGAGTGCGTGGAGGTGCGGATGTACCGGGGCTACCGGGAGTCCGTCGGCGGCTTCGGCAAGAACGCCTACGAGGTCCACGGGCGCTCGCGCGTGCTGCTCGCCGTGTCGCTGGGCTGGCACCTCGCGGCGTACACGCTGCCGTGGCTGCTGCCCTCCCGGCGCTGGCGCTGGCTGACCGCCCTGCGTGTGGCGGGCGTGGCCGAACGCGCCCTCGTCAACCTCGTCGCGGGTCGCCGCCGCCCCGCCGACCTCGCCGAGGGGCTGCTCGGTCCCCTGACGCCGCTGCTCGCCCTGCCCGTCTTCCTGCGGGCACGGGGCGCGCGGGTGGGGTGGAAGGGGCGGAGCTACGAGCAGAGCCGTCAGCGGTCAGCCGTCAGCGGTCAGCCTGGAGAGCATCTGCCTCAGCCCGCATCTCCCGTGGTGGAAGGTGTTCGGGGATGA
- a CDS encoding 1-acyl-sn-glycerol-3-phosphate acyltransferase, which translates to MRPDPVTALLRASIRRSVHSDLAGVWARGPLPPGGAVIAPNHHSWWDGYVMREVTWVLGVEFRVLMTERQLARFPFLRRVGALGTSEVRAAVRAARAGAWVVVFPEGALQPVGPLRDVQPGAAWIARTAGVPLVPVALRVTLRGAQRPEAYLRFGRAVPGGELTQVLTDELAALDDELRASDPESPLAGYLRLAGGRASAQERLAGAGRLLARLTGER; encoded by the coding sequence GTGAGACCCGACCCGGTGACGGCCCTCCTGCGCGCGAGCATCCGCCGGAGTGTTCACAGCGACCTCGCGGGCGTGTGGGCACGCGGCCCTCTCCCCCCTGGCGGGGCCGTGATCGCCCCCAATCACCATTCCTGGTGGGACGGCTACGTGATGCGCGAGGTGACGTGGGTACTGGGGGTGGAATTCCGGGTGCTGATGACGGAGCGGCAACTCGCCCGCTTCCCCTTCCTGCGGCGGGTCGGGGCGCTGGGCACGAGTGAGGTGCGGGCTGCCGTGCGCGCGGCGCGGGCGGGGGCGTGGGTGGTCGTCTTCCCGGAGGGGGCCTTGCAGCCTGTCGGACCACTCCGGGACGTGCAGCCCGGAGCCGCCTGGATCGCCCGGACGGCGGGGGTGCCTCTCGTTCCCGTCGCCCTGCGGGTCACGTTGCGGGGCGCGCAGAGGCCGGAAGCCTATCTGCGCTTCGGGCGGGCGGTGCCGGGTGGGGAACTGACGCAAGTTCTCACGGACGAACTCGCCGCGCTGGACGACGAACTGCGGGCGAGTGACCCGGAATCTCCCCTCGCGGGCTATCTGCGCCTCGCGGGCGGGCGGGCGAGCGCGCAGGAGCGGCTGGCGGGGGCGGGGCGTTTGCTCGCGCGGCTGACGGGGGAGCGGTGA
- a CDS encoding carotenoid biosynthesis protein has product MRRGTVSGERRGGRVSPLFLRSGLAFAALGVSFLGALLVLNGVAGGLVLIALGLPLTGVLALAGDALGPKFGQVLRLRAADVSTQMRPWMWLTALYVGLKIPVPLWPDGFPLLALLSTGALFAAAFAFAWERAGVRRALMMAALAFAVGLGVELLGSRTGFPFGVYSYAGAPAPTLLTVPLIVPLGWFAFPLAALLLAGGRAWLAGLLVLAWDVGLEPLMTTEGYWRWSDPAPVWAGAPVQNFVGWWAVGTGIAWAFTRIAPGMFGASDQRRPTFALAYPIETFFLPGGLVLVGRYAEAGVTLAVMLAGLGLTRAVRGVRT; this is encoded by the coding sequence ATGAGACGCGGAACAGTGAGCGGCGAGAGGAGGGGAGGGAGAGTCAGCCCACTCTTCCTCCGCTCCGGCCTCGCCTTCGCCGCGCTGGGTGTCTCTTTCCTCGGGGCGCTGCTCGTGCTGAATGGCGTGGCGGGCGGATTGGTATTGATCGCGCTGGGGCTGCCGCTCACCGGAGTTCTGGCTTTGGCGGGTGATGCGCTTGGGCCGAAGTTCGGGCAGGTGCTGAGACTCAGGGCAGCGGACGTTTCCACGCAGATGCGCCCGTGGATGTGGCTCACGGCGCTGTACGTGGGGTTGAAAATCCCGGTTCCCCTCTGGCCCGACGGCTTTCCGTTGCTCGCGCTGCTGAGCACGGGGGCGCTGTTCGCGGCGGCCTTTGCTTTCGCGTGGGAGCGGGCGGGAGTGCGGCGGGCGTTGATGATGGCGGCGCTGGCCTTTGCGGTCGGCCTGGGCGTGGAACTCCTCGGCAGCCGCACGGGCTTCCCGTTCGGGGTGTACTCCTACGCGGGTGCCCCGGCCCCGACGCTCCTCACCGTGCCGCTGATCGTGCCGCTGGGGTGGTTCGCCTTTCCCCTCGCCGCGCTGCTGCTCGCGGGCGGGCGGGCGTGGCTGGCGGGGCTGCTCGTCCTGGCCTGGGACGTGGGGCTGGAGCCGCTGATGACGACCGAGGGCTACTGGCGCTGGAGCGACCCGGCTCCGGTGTGGGCCGGTGCGCCCGTCCAGAACTTCGTGGGGTGGTGGGCGGTGGGGACGGGGATCGCGTGGGCCTTCACGCGAATTGCGCCGGGGATGTTCGGGGCGTCTGATCAAAGGCGACCCACCTTCGCCCTCGCCTACCCCATCGAGACCTTCTTCCTGCCCGGCGGCCTCGTCCTCGTCGGGCGGTACGCCGAGGCGGGCGTGACGCTGGCGGTGATGCTGGCGGGGCTGGGGCTGACGCGGGCCGTGCGTGGGGTGCGGACGTGA
- a CDS encoding phytoene desaturase family protein → MPDFDVIVMGAGHNALVTAAYAAKAGLRVGVFERRHLVGGAVSTEELVPGYRFDYGGSAHILIRMTPVVRELELTRHGLHYLEVDPMFHASDGETPWFVWRDADRTARELEALFPGQGEAYRRFLDDWTPFARSVADLFNSAPGPLDMGKMMMKSGQGREWQTQLSRILRPYGDVAREYFSEERVRAPLVWMAAQSGPPPSDPLSAPFLLWHPLYHEGGVARPKGGSGGLTKALRRAIEADGGEVFVNAPVKRILVKGGKAHGIELESGETYTARAVVSGTHILTTADALPEEHVPPAARAGRVGNGFGMILRLALSEKVRYRNHTEPESRVGLGLLIKDERQLLKGYGEYLAGEPTTDPPLIAMSFSAVDDSLAPPGGDVLWLWAQYYPYELASGSWETRTAEARENILNAFEHYAPGTRDTIVGELVQTPQWLETNLGLHRGNVMHLEMSFDQMFAFRPWMAASQYRWPGVKGLYLTGASTHPGGGIMGASGRNAARVLVKDLTRRGWK, encoded by the coding sequence ATGCCGGATTTCGACGTGATCGTGATGGGGGCGGGCCACAATGCGCTGGTGACGGCGGCCTACGCGGCGAAGGCGGGGCTGCGCGTGGGCGTCTTCGAGCGGCGGCACCTCGTCGGGGGGGCGGTCAGCACGGAGGAACTTGTCCCCGGCTACCGCTTCGACTACGGCGGCAGCGCCCACATCCTGATCCGCATGACCCCGGTGGTCCGCGAGCTGGAGCTGACCCGCCACGGCCTGCACTATCTGGAAGTGGACCCCATGTTCCACGCCTCCGACGGGGAGACGCCGTGGTTCGTGTGGCGCGACGCCGACCGCACCGCGCGGGAGCTGGAGGCCCTCTTCCCCGGTCAGGGTGAGGCGTACCGCCGCTTCCTTGACGACTGGACGCCCTTCGCCCGCTCGGTCGCCGACCTCTTCAACTCGGCCCCCGGACCGCTCGACATGGGGAAGATGATGATGAAGAGCGGGCAGGGGCGCGAGTGGCAGACGCAGCTTTCGCGCATCCTGCGGCCTTACGGCGACGTGGCGCGCGAATACTTCTCCGAGGAGCGGGTGCGTGCCCCCCTCGTCTGGATGGCGGCCCAGAGCGGCCCCCCGCCGAGCGACCCCCTCAGCGCCCCCTTCCTGCTGTGGCATCCCCTCTACCACGAGGGCGGCGTGGCGCGGCCCAAAGGTGGGTCGGGAGGATTGACGAAGGCGCTGCGCCGGGCCATCGAGGCGGACGGCGGCGAGGTCTTCGTGAACGCGCCCGTGAAGCGGATTCTGGTCAAGGGCGGGAAGGCGCACGGTATCGAGCTGGAAAGCGGCGAGACGTACACCGCCCGCGCCGTCGTGTCGGGCACCCACATCCTGACGACGGCGGACGCGCTGCCGGAGGAACACGTGCCGCCTGCCGCCCGCGCTGGCCGGGTCGGGAACGGCTTCGGGATGATCCTGCGTCTCGCCCTGAGCGAGAAGGTCCGGTACAGGAACCACACCGAGCCGGAGAGCCGGGTGGGGCTGGGCCTCCTCATCAAGGACGAGCGGCAACTGCTCAAGGGCTACGGCGAGTATCTGGCGGGTGAGCCGACGACCGACCCGCCGCTGATCGCCATGAGTTTTTCCGCCGTGGACGACAGCCTCGCGCCGCCGGGGGGTGATGTGCTGTGGCTGTGGGCGCAATATTACCCGTATGAGTTGGCCTCGGGAAGCTGGGAGACGCGGACGGCGGAGGCGCGGGAGAACATCCTCAATGCCTTCGAGCACTACGCGCCGGGCACGCGGGATACCATCGTGGGTGAACTCGTGCAGACGCCGCAGTGGTTGGAGACGAACCTCGGGCTGCACCGGGGCAACGTGATGCACCTGGAGATGAGCTTCGACCAGATGTTCGCCTTCCGCCCGTGGATGGCGGCGAGCCAGTACCGCTGGCCGGGCGTGAAGGGGCTGTACCTCACGGGGGCCAGCACCCACCCCGGCGGCGGCATTATGGGCGCGTCGGGGCGGAATGCGGCGCGCGTGCTGGTGAAGGATTTGACGCGGCGGGGCTGGAAGTGA
- a CDS encoding GNAT family N-acetyltransferase, which produces MDAAGRRLSLTVRPATGDELRAALPDLARLRQEVFRAFPYLYEGSAEYEESYLGTYLDAPGAVVVLARDGERVVGASTAVPLVHETAGVQSPFLGSEFDPGNVLYLGESVLLPEYRGHGVGHRFFDEREAHARWLELGVTAFCAVQRPSDHPARPEDDRPLDAFWRSRGYTERPDLETTMTWRDVGEVGETAKPMRFWVRRL; this is translated from the coding sequence GTGGACGCGGCAGGTCGGCGGTTGAGCCTGACCGTTCGCCCCGCCACCGGGGACGAACTGCGCGCGGCCCTGCCCGACCTCGCCCGGCTGCGGCAGGAGGTGTTCCGCGCCTTCCCCTACCTGTACGAGGGGAGCGCCGAGTACGAGGAAAGCTACCTCGGCACGTATCTGGACGCGCCCGGTGCCGTGGTCGTCCTCGCCCGCGACGGGGAGCGGGTGGTCGGCGCAAGTACCGCCGTGCCGCTCGTCCACGAGACGGCGGGGGTGCAATCGCCCTTCCTGGGGTCCGAGTTCGACCCTGGAAACGTGCTCTACCTCGGCGAGAGCGTGCTGCTCCCCGAATACCGGGGGCACGGGGTAGGCCACCGCTTCTTCGACGAGCGCGAGGCGCACGCGCGGTGGCTGGAGCTGGGTGTCACAGCCTTCTGCGCCGTGCAGCGTCCGTCCGACCATCCGGCCCGCCCGGAGGACGACCGCCCGCTGGACGCCTTCTGGCGCTCACGTGGCTACACCGAACGCCCCGACCTGGAGACGACGATGACGTGGCGGGACGTAGGAGAGGTGGGGGAGACGGCCAAGCCGATGCGCTTCTGGGTGAGGCGGCTTTGA
- a CDS encoding ketosteroid isomerase-related protein: protein MTPPDVQDKARDLVQRYYAAFNAGDAEGMLALLTGDVRHDINEGGTEVGVEAFRAFLARMDAHYRERAEELVVMAGEDGTRAAAEFVIHGEYLRTDAGLPGATGQTYVLPVGAFFEVRPDEGKIARVTNYYNLAEWTRQVGG from the coding sequence ATGACCCCCCCGGATGTTCAGGACAAGGCCCGTGACCTCGTGCAGCGCTACTACGCGGCCTTCAACGCGGGCGACGCGGAGGGAATGCTCGCCCTCCTCACGGGCGACGTGCGCCACGACATCAACGAGGGCGGAACGGAGGTGGGCGTGGAGGCGTTCCGCGCCTTTCTGGCGAGGATGGACGCCCACTACCGCGAGCGGGCCGAGGAACTGGTCGTGATGGCGGGGGAGGACGGCACCCGCGCCGCCGCCGAGTTCGTGATTCACGGCGAGTACCTGCGGACCGACGCGGGGCTGCCGGGGGCGACGGGACAGACCTACGTGCTGCCCGTCGGTGCCTTCTTCGAGGTGCGGCCTGACGAGGGGAAGATTGCCCGCGTCACGAACTACTACAACCTCGCCGAGTGGACGCGGCAGGTCGGCGGTTGA
- a CDS encoding 2-oxoglutarate dehydrogenase E1 component, whose amino-acid sequence MTQFQTVMSGGNAAFIEGLYEAYLADPQSVDPEWRAYFDELRGGARETPHSPVQQAFYELGTQKRGGAAPVAAAPQGVSGAQQAAGALITAFRVYGHVSARTNPLKMRGLPAVPELTPEYYGLSDSDLGESVHDGMFRGPLRDVIGQLRETYCGAIGFEFTYLPAEERAWFQERVEAGRGQGQYTDAERRRLMVKLNAAEGLERYLHVKYVGQKRFSLEGGESFIPLLDRIIQQAGTFGVKETVIGMAHRGRLNVLVNIFGKKPSDLFAEFEGKKKISDDPDIAGDVKYHMGFSSDVRTPGGPMHLALAFNPSHLEIVSPVVHGSVRARQDRRGDTERKQVLPVTIHGDAAVSGQGVVMETLNLSRLRGFTTGGAIRIVINNQIGFTISDPRDTRSSRYCTDVAKIANAPVMHVSGDDPEAVAFAGDLALEYRQTFGKDVFIDLICFRRHGHNEADDPTMTQPIMYREIKAHPGTRALYARELEAQGVLQPGEGDALVESFRDRLDAGDAVVTEMENLEQSKLAVDWKEYLGTRWTDDTPTAVPQDRLTELGLKISQVPEGFQPHRGIARVLEARKAMSRGEQPLDWGMGEMLAYATLLVEGYSLRLDGQDSGRGTFVHRHAVLHDQNAQDPMSEEYLSLAHLSPDQGRVEVIDSTLSEEAVLAFEYGYSTSEPKALVAWEAQFGDFANGAQAVIDQFLSAGESKWQRLSGLTMLLPHGYEGAGPEHSSARLERYLQLCAQKNMQVVVPSSAAQIFHLLRRQVLRPYRKPLIVMTPKSLLRNKLAMSPLSDLAEGRFQEVIGDDTVQQARRVVVSSGKLHWELFEARNTDKEGHAGTALVRLEQLYPFPSGALKAELARHPGATVVWAQEEPENQGAWLMIWEDLEKALAPGQTLIHASRPRAASTAVGYASVHTKEQARVIASALGEPLTLDTVDAQVETIKEATAQA is encoded by the coding sequence ATGACGCAGTTTCAGACAGTCATGTCCGGCGGGAACGCGGCCTTCATCGAGGGGCTGTACGAGGCCTACCTCGCCGATCCGCAGAGCGTGGACCCCGAGTGGCGCGCCTATTTCGACGAACTGCGGGGGGGCGCGCGGGAGACGCCGCACTCCCCGGTCCAGCAGGCGTTCTACGAGCTGGGCACCCAGAAGCGCGGCGGCGCTGCTCCGGTCGCGGCGGCCCCGCAGGGCGTCAGCGGCGCGCAGCAGGCCGCCGGGGCGCTCATCACCGCGTTCCGGGTGTACGGCCACGTCAGCGCGCGGACCAACCCCCTCAAGATGCGCGGCCTGCCCGCCGTCCCCGAACTCACGCCCGAGTACTACGGGCTGTCGGACTCGGACCTCGGCGAGAGCGTCCACGACGGCATGTTCCGGGGGCCGCTGCGGGACGTGATCGGGCAGCTTCGGGAGACGTACTGCGGGGCCATCGGCTTCGAGTTCACGTACCTGCCCGCCGAGGAACGCGCGTGGTTTCAGGAGCGGGTGGAGGCCGGGCGGGGCCAGGGACAGTACACCGACGCCGAGCGCCGCCGCCTGATGGTCAAACTCAACGCCGCCGAGGGGCTGGAACGCTACCTTCACGTCAAGTACGTGGGCCAGAAGCGCTTCTCGCTGGAGGGCGGTGAGAGCTTCATTCCCCTCCTCGACCGGATCATCCAGCAGGCGGGCACCTTCGGGGTCAAGGAGACGGTCATCGGGATGGCGCACCGGGGCCGCCTCAACGTCCTCGTCAACATCTTCGGCAAGAAGCCGTCGGACCTCTTCGCGGAGTTCGAGGGCAAGAAGAAGATCAGCGACGACCCGGACATCGCGGGCGACGTGAAGTACCACATGGGCTTTTCGAGCGACGTGCGGACGCCCGGCGGGCCGATGCACCTCGCGCTCGCGTTCAACCCCTCGCACCTGGAGATCGTCTCGCCCGTGGTCCACGGCAGCGTCCGCGCGCGGCAGGACCGCCGGGGCGATACGGAGCGCAAGCAGGTGCTCCCCGTGACCATCCACGGCGACGCGGCGGTGAGCGGGCAGGGCGTGGTCATGGAGACGCTGAACCTCTCGCGGCTGCGCGGCTTCACGACGGGCGGGGCGATCCGCATCGTCATCAACAACCAGATCGGCTTCACGATCAGCGACCCGCGCGACACCCGGAGCAGCCGCTACTGCACCGACGTGGCGAAGATCGCCAATGCGCCCGTGATGCACGTGAGCGGCGACGACCCCGAGGCGGTGGCCTTTGCGGGCGACCTCGCGCTGGAGTACCGCCAGACCTTCGGCAAGGACGTGTTCATCGACCTGATCTGCTTCCGCCGCCACGGGCACAACGAGGCGGACGACCCCACGATGACCCAGCCCATCATGTACCGCGAGATCAAGGCGCACCCCGGAACCCGCGCCCTGTACGCGCGTGAGCTGGAGGCGCAGGGCGTGTTGCAGCCCGGCGAGGGCGACGCGCTCGTGGAGAGCTTCCGCGACCGCCTCGACGCGGGCGACGCCGTGGTGACGGAGATGGAGAACCTGGAGCAGAGCAAGCTCGCCGTGGACTGGAAGGAGTACCTCGGCACCCGCTGGACGGACGACACGCCGACCGCCGTGCCGCAAGACAGGCTCACCGAACTCGGCCTGAAGATCAGTCAGGTGCCGGAGGGCTTCCAGCCACACCGGGGAATTGCCCGTGTCTTGGAGGCCCGCAAGGCGATGAGCCGGGGCGAACAGCCGCTCGACTGGGGCATGGGCGAGATGCTGGCCTACGCGACCCTGCTCGTGGAGGGCTACAGCCTGCGGCTCGACGGGCAGGATTCCGGGCGCGGCACCTTCGTCCACCGCCACGCGGTCCTCCACGACCAGAACGCGCAGGACCCCATGAGCGAGGAATACCTCAGCCTCGCGCACCTGTCGCCCGATCAGGGCCGGGTGGAGGTCATCGACTCCACGCTGTCGGAGGAGGCGGTGCTCGCCTTCGAGTACGGGTACTCAACGTCGGAGCCGAAGGCCCTCGTCGCGTGGGAGGCGCAGTTCGGCGATTTCGCCAACGGGGCGCAGGCGGTGATCGACCAGTTCCTCAGCGCGGGCGAGAGCAAGTGGCAGCGCCTCTCCGGCCTGACGATGCTGCTCCCGCACGGCTACGAGGGCGCGGGGCCGGAGCACTCCAGCGCGCGGCTGGAACGCTACCTGCAACTGTGCGCGCAGAAGAACATGCAGGTCGTGGTGCCCTCAAGTGCCGCCCAAATCTTCCACCTCCTGCGCCGTCAGGTGCTGCGGCCCTACCGCAAGCCCCTGATCGTGATGACGCCCAAGAGCCTGCTGCGGAACAAGCTCGCCATGAGTCCACTGTCCGACCTCGCGGAGGGCCGCTTCCAGGAGGTCATCGGGGACGACACGGTGCAGCAGGCCCGCCGGGTGGTCGTCTCCTCCGGCAAGCTCCACTGGGAGCTGTTCGAGGCACGGAACACGGACAAGGAGGGGCACGCGGGCACGGCGCTCGTGCGGCTGGAGCAGCTCTACCCCTTCCCGAGCGGGGCGCTGAAGGCCGAACTCGCCAGGCACCCCGGCGCGACGGTCGTATGGGCGCAGGAGGAACCGGAGAACCAGGGCGCGTGGCTGATGATCTGGGAGGACCTTGAGAAGGCGCTCGCCCCCGGCCAGACGCTCATCCACGCCAGCCGCCCGCGCGCCGCGAGCACGGCGGTGGGCTACGCCAGCGTCCACACGAAGGAGCAGGCGCGGGTGATCGCCTCGGCCCTCGGGGAGCCGCTGACGCTGGACACGGTGGACGCCCAGGTGGAGACGATCAAGGAGGCGACGGCGCAGGCGTAG